From a region of the uncultured Draconibacterium sp. genome:
- a CDS encoding M3 family metallopeptidase — protein sequence MKKLLFFVFILGLVVTSCQTQKKESTSNMENPFFKEWNTPFGVPPFDEIKVEHYVPAVKEGIKQQEAEIEAIVDNSAAPTFENTILAFDKSGALLNKVNGVFGPLSSADTNDEMQAVARELSPLRTAHRNNIAMNAGLFERIKAVYDKRNELDFDQEQMRVVEKYYEDFVRGGANLSAEDQAKMKEINIELSDLYLQFGENLLAETNKNFKLVIDNEEDLAGLPEDVIARAATAAEKAGETGKWVFTMAKPSWIPFLTFSEKRDLREKIYRAYFMRGDNNNENDNKEIIKKIVPLRDQKAKLLGYKNFAAYKADVNMAKTPEAITDFLMELWEPALKMAKQDVKDMQKIIDQEGGDFKLQSWDWWYYSEKLRKAKFDLDEAEVKPYFSLDNAKKGIFYVANQLYGLKFIERDDLPVYHEEAEAYEVQEADGSHLGVLYMDFHPRDGKRVGAWSTSFRPASYVDGKRVSRIGSIVMNFTRPAGDSPALLSFDEVSTLFHEFGHALHGLFADGPYDRTAGSVPRDFVELPSQIMENWAAEPEVMKVYAKHYKTGETIPDELLAKLLKAGTFNQGFITGEYVAASLLDMDYHTTQNPNISDVNAFEKASMDAIGLIPEFIPRYRSTYFSHIFSGDGYSAGYYVYIWAAVLDSDAFDAFKQTGDIFNPEYAAKFRTLLEKCGSDDGMTIYRNFRGQDPSKEPLLRKRGLL from the coding sequence ATGAAGAAACTGCTATTTTTTGTTTTTATCCTGGGTTTGGTGGTCACATCGTGCCAAACACAGAAAAAGGAAAGTACAAGTAACATGGAAAATCCGTTTTTTAAAGAGTGGAACACGCCGTTTGGTGTTCCTCCGTTTGATGAAATTAAAGTAGAGCATTATGTGCCTGCTGTAAAAGAAGGAATTAAACAACAGGAAGCTGAAATAGAAGCTATCGTTGATAATTCTGCAGCGCCAACTTTCGAAAATACCATTTTGGCTTTCGACAAGTCGGGAGCTTTGCTAAATAAAGTGAACGGTGTTTTCGGACCACTTAGCAGTGCCGACACCAATGATGAAATGCAGGCTGTAGCACGCGAACTGTCGCCTCTTCGTACTGCTCATCGTAATAATATTGCAATGAATGCAGGTTTGTTTGAGCGTATTAAAGCAGTTTACGATAAACGCAATGAGTTGGATTTCGACCAGGAGCAAATGCGTGTAGTTGAAAAATATTACGAAGACTTTGTTCGTGGTGGGGCTAATCTTTCGGCTGAAGACCAGGCGAAAATGAAGGAGATAAATATCGAACTTTCGGATTTATACCTTCAGTTTGGCGAAAACCTGCTTGCCGAAACCAACAAAAACTTCAAGTTGGTTATTGATAATGAAGAAGATCTTGCCGGTTTGCCGGAAGATGTAATTGCGCGTGCAGCCACTGCTGCCGAAAAAGCTGGCGAAACAGGAAAATGGGTATTCACGATGGCAAAACCAAGCTGGATTCCATTTCTTACTTTTTCTGAAAAACGCGATTTAAGAGAAAAAATTTACCGCGCTTATTTTATGCGTGGCGATAATAATAACGAGAACGATAATAAAGAGATCATTAAAAAGATCGTTCCGTTGCGCGACCAGAAAGCCAAATTATTAGGTTACAAGAATTTTGCTGCCTACAAAGCAGACGTGAATATGGCCAAAACACCAGAGGCTATAACCGACTTCCTGATGGAATTATGGGAGCCTGCTTTAAAAATGGCTAAGCAAGATGTAAAAGATATGCAGAAGATTATTGACCAGGAAGGTGGCGATTTCAAGCTGCAGTCTTGGGACTGGTGGTATTATTCTGAGAAATTACGAAAAGCAAAATTTGATTTAGACGAGGCCGAAGTAAAACCATATTTCAGTTTAGATAATGCCAAAAAAGGAATCTTTTATGTGGCTAATCAGCTGTACGGTTTAAAATTTATTGAGCGTGATGATCTTCCGGTATACCATGAAGAAGCAGAAGCTTATGAAGTGCAGGAAGCCGATGGATCGCATCTTGGTGTGTTATATATGGATTTTCATCCGCGTGATGGAAAAAGGGTTGGAGCCTGGTCGACCAGCTTCCGTCCGGCATCGTATGTTGATGGAAAACGTGTTTCGCGAATTGGTTCTATTGTAATGAACTTTACCCGTCCGGCAGGCGATAGCCCTGCATTGTTGAGTTTTGATGAGGTAAGTACGTTGTTCCACGAGTTTGGTCATGCCTTACACGGTTTATTTGCTGATGGCCCTTACGATAGAACAGCAGGAAGCGTTCCTCGCGACTTTGTTGAGCTTCCATCGCAAATTATGGAAAACTGGGCTGCCGAGCCTGAAGTAATGAAAGTTTACGCCAAACATTATAAAACAGGCGAAACTATTCCTGATGAATTATTGGCAAAATTGTTGAAAGCAGGAACATTCAACCAGGGATTTATTACCGGTGAATATGTGGCTGCTTCGTTGCTGGACATGGATTACCATACCACTCAAAATCCAAATATTTCTGATGTCAATGCTTTTGAAAAGGCGTCGATGGATGCCATTGGACTGATACCTGAATTTATTCCTCGTTACCGCAGTACCTATTTTTCGCATATTTTCTCGGGCGATGGATATTCGGCAGGTTACTATGTATACATCTGGGCAGCAGTTTTAGATTCTGATGCTTTTGATGCATTTAAACAAACCGGCGATATTTTCAATCCTGAGTATGCGGCGAAATTCCGTACTTTGCTTGAGAAATGTGGATCGGACGATGGTATGACTATCTACCGCAATTTCCGCGGTCAGGATCCTTCTAAAGAACCATTGTTGCGTAAACGTGGTTTGCTGTAA
- a CDS encoding DUF4252 domain-containing protein, producing the protein MKKLLLILAVVLPMAVFAQKSPVDKLFEKYANQKGMTTVNISGKLLGFAAQIETGDKDTQDLLSGLNGVRILSVEDDALNEKLDFYKELEADGFFKNNDFEVLMEVTEDDEIVRFLARDAGNGKISDLILVVGGDDNALISISGIIDPQSIGKITKAINVDVGDFE; encoded by the coding sequence ATGAAGAAGTTATTATTGATTTTAGCAGTTGTATTGCCCATGGCAGTATTTGCACAAAAAAGCCCGGTTGATAAGCTCTTTGAAAAATATGCCAACCAAAAGGGAATGACCACCGTGAATATTTCCGGTAAATTATTGGGGTTTGCAGCCCAGATTGAAACAGGTGACAAAGACACTCAGGATTTATTGTCCGGATTAAACGGTGTACGTATTTTATCGGTGGAAGATGATGCTTTGAACGAAAAGCTTGATTTTTACAAAGAACTGGAAGCTGATGGTTTTTTCAAAAACAACGATTTTGAAGTGTTGATGGAAGTAACCGAAGACGATGAAATTGTTCGTTTCCTGGCACGCGATGCCGGTAATGGAAAGATATCAGATCTGATTCTTGTAGTAGGCGGAGATGATAACGCGCTGATCAGTATTAGTGGAATAATCGATCCGCAAAGTATTGGTAAGATTACTAAAGCTATTAATGTTGATGTAGGTGATTTTGAATAA
- a CDS encoding 4Fe-4S binding protein produces the protein MAKVKGAVVVDKEGCKGCSLCVEACPHDVLALHKEVNSKGYHYSYMENPDACIGCANCGVVCPDTCITIYRVKAS, from the coding sequence ATGGCAAAAGTAAAAGGAGCAGTTGTTGTTGATAAGGAAGGCTGCAAAGGCTGCAGTCTGTGTGTGGAAGCTTGTCCGCACGATGTATTGGCATTACACAAAGAGGTAAACAGCAAGGGGTATCATTACTCTTATATGGAGAATCCAGATGCTTGTATTGGATGCGCCAATTGTGGTGTTGTTTGTCCTGATACGTGCATAACGATATACCGTGTAAAAGCCAGTTAG
- a CDS encoding sigma-70 family RNA polymerase sigma factor, with amino-acid sequence MSNQKKYVCDPTKWVDEFSDEFFRFAVGRVKDHAIAEDLVQDTFLSALKSLGNFRGDCPEKSWLYNILRNKIIDHFRKKTNQELKHNSSDAGHTDEDAFLNRYFHNSGKHSNSWMSDANPNKWAISADTILEDKEFMDFLILCLSYLPETWSKVFSLKNIDDYTTKEICKELHITPSNLWTIIHRAKLQLRSCLEKNWLEL; translated from the coding sequence GTGAGTAATCAAAAAAAATATGTATGCGATCCCACTAAATGGGTCGATGAATTTTCTGATGAGTTTTTTCGTTTTGCTGTTGGGCGCGTAAAAGATCATGCCATCGCCGAAGATCTTGTTCAGGACACTTTCCTTTCTGCTCTTAAATCTCTTGGTAATTTCAGAGGCGATTGTCCTGAAAAATCGTGGCTTTATAACATTCTCAGAAATAAGATTATTGATCATTTCCGAAAAAAAACAAACCAGGAATTAAAACACAATAGCTCAGATGCAGGACATACAGACGAGGATGCATTTTTAAATCGCTATTTTCATAATTCAGGGAAACACTCAAATAGTTGGATGAGCGATGCCAACCCGAATAAATGGGCCATTTCTGCAGACACCATATTAGAAGATAAAGAGTTTATGGATTTTCTGATTTTATGTCTTTCCTATCTTCCCGAAACCTGGTCTAAAGTTTTTAGTCTTAAAAATATTGATGATTATACAACGAAAGAAATTTGTAAGGAACTCCATATTACCCCGTCTAACCTATGGACAATTATTCACCGCGCCAAACTCCAGCTGCGTTCATGTCTGGAAAAAAACTGGCTCGAATTGTAA
- a CDS encoding thiamine pyrophosphate-dependent enzyme, protein MDIKEIIKPENLVYKKSELINDDIMHYCPGCSHGVVHKIMAELIEEMGLQEKTVGIAPVGCAVFAYNYIDIDWQEAAHGRAPAVATGVARVNPDNFVFTYQGDGDLASIGAAEIMHACNRGENILVIFINNGIYGMTGGQMAPTTLEGMVTATTPYGRNVDLNGYPMKITNLIAQLPGTSYVTRQAVHTAATARKCKRSLKKAIQNVMDKKGTSFVEVVSTCNSGWKMSPVDANNWMEENMIPYYPLGDLKDSVKGEHSEN, encoded by the coding sequence ATGGATATTAAAGAAATAATTAAGCCGGAAAACCTGGTTTATAAAAAGTCGGAACTAATAAACGACGATATTATGCACTATTGCCCGGGGTGTTCTCATGGTGTAGTTCATAAAATTATGGCTGAACTGATAGAGGAAATGGGCCTTCAGGAAAAAACCGTTGGTATTGCGCCTGTAGGTTGTGCGGTTTTTGCTTACAATTATATTGATATCGATTGGCAGGAGGCTGCGCATGGTCGTGCTCCTGCAGTGGCAACCGGTGTTGCCCGCGTAAACCCTGATAATTTTGTTTTTACCTACCAGGGCGATGGCGACCTTGCATCGATTGGAGCAGCCGAAATAATGCATGCCTGTAACCGCGGCGAAAATATTCTTGTGATTTTTATTAATAACGGAATTTACGGAATGACCGGTGGACAAATGGCACCAACAACACTGGAAGGAATGGTAACCGCAACCACGCCTTATGGGCGAAATGTTGATTTGAACGGTTATCCGATGAAGATCACTAATTTGATCGCTCAGCTGCCTGGAACATCGTATGTAACACGCCAGGCAGTGCACACTGCAGCTACGGCTCGTAAATGCAAACGATCGCTAAAAAAAGCCATTCAAAACGTGATGGATAAAAAAGGAACTTCATTTGTGGAGGTTGTTTCAACCTGTAATTCGGGTTGGAAAATGAGTCCGGTTGATGCTAATAACTGGATGGAGGAGAACATGATTCCTTATTATCCGCTGGGCGATTTGAAAGACAGTGTAAAAGGAGAACATTCGGAAAATTAG
- the pheT gene encoding phenylalanine--tRNA ligase subunit beta — protein MKISYSWLKDYIKLEQSPQEICDILTQTGLEVGGLEEVETVKGGLAGLVIGEVITCEQHPDSDHLSKTTVNVGTDEVLPIVCGAPNVAAGQKVVVATVGTTLYDGDQEFKIKKSKIRGEVSMGMICAEDEIGLGQSHDGIMVLDPHAKVGTPAKDYFNVESDWVIEIDLTPNRIDGASHIGAARDLAAFLKKTEDIKYTKPSVDDFKVDNNDLVIPVEVENTEACPRYAGVTISGIEVKESPEWLQNRLKMIGLTPINNVVDITNYVLFETAQPLHAFDADDITGGKVIVKTLPAKTKFTTLDEVERELDENDLMICNTEEAMCIGGVFGGIKSGMKETTRNVFLESAYFDPVYIRKTARRHGLNTDASFRFERGVDPNGQIYALKRAALLIKEIAGGTISSDIIDIYPEPIEDFKVSVSFANITRLIGKDLGADAVKSILESLEIKIESENETGLELLVPAYRVDVKREADVIEEILRIYGYNNIEIPTQVKSSLQTADKPNPDSVKNLVAEMLTSQGFNEIWSNSLTKSSHYEGLEQYKDEQSVKMLNPLSADLNGMRQTLLFGGLECIAYNANRQNKNLKVYEFGNTYFYKGTQLKDQPANNYWEESHLGLFVTGNKEAESWTMKEEAASFYGLKSYAENILKRLGLSADKMQIEDCEDELFSDVLAYTLNNKVVLKLGVVAGKWLKKFEIENPVYYADFNWDSVFKAHKKHKVLFEELPKFPAVRRDLALLLDKSVKFSQLKEAAFKMERQLLREVDLFDVYEGKGVPEGKKSYAVSFILRDDNKTLKDKQIDKTMQKLIKAFERDFGAELR, from the coding sequence ATGAAGATTTCATATTCCTGGTTAAAAGATTACATTAAACTGGAACAGTCGCCTCAAGAGATTTGCGATATTTTAACGCAAACAGGGTTGGAAGTTGGCGGTTTAGAAGAGGTTGAAACCGTAAAAGGTGGTTTGGCAGGTTTGGTAATTGGTGAAGTTATTACCTGCGAACAACACCCTGATTCTGATCATTTAAGCAAAACAACTGTAAATGTTGGCACCGATGAAGTATTGCCAATTGTTTGTGGTGCGCCCAACGTGGCGGCCGGACAAAAAGTGGTTGTCGCTACTGTTGGAACTACGCTTTATGATGGCGACCAGGAATTTAAAATAAAAAAATCAAAGATCCGGGGCGAAGTGTCGATGGGTATGATTTGTGCCGAAGATGAAATTGGCTTGGGTCAAAGTCACGACGGAATTATGGTGCTCGATCCTCATGCAAAAGTGGGAACACCGGCAAAAGATTATTTTAATGTTGAGTCGGATTGGGTAATCGAAATCGACCTTACACCAAACCGAATTGATGGAGCTTCGCATATTGGTGCAGCCCGTGATTTGGCCGCCTTCCTGAAAAAAACAGAGGATATTAAATATACAAAACCATCGGTTGACGACTTTAAAGTTGACAACAACGATTTGGTTATTCCGGTGGAGGTAGAAAATACAGAAGCCTGTCCGCGTTATGCCGGCGTTACTATTTCCGGTATTGAAGTTAAAGAATCGCCGGAGTGGCTGCAGAACCGTTTAAAAATGATTGGGCTAACACCGATTAACAACGTGGTTGACATTACCAATTACGTGTTATTTGAAACCGCTCAGCCATTGCACGCTTTTGATGCCGACGATATTACCGGTGGAAAAGTGATCGTAAAAACGTTACCTGCAAAAACAAAGTTCACTACGCTTGATGAAGTGGAACGCGAACTGGACGAAAACGACCTGATGATTTGCAACACCGAAGAAGCCATGTGCATTGGTGGTGTTTTTGGAGGCATAAAATCGGGAATGAAAGAAACAACAAGAAACGTGTTTTTGGAAAGTGCCTATTTCGATCCGGTTTATATTCGTAAAACAGCTCGTCGTCATGGATTGAATACGGATGCATCGTTCCGTTTTGAGCGAGGCGTTGATCCAAACGGACAAATTTACGCACTTAAACGTGCAGCTTTATTGATAAAAGAGATTGCAGGAGGAACTATTTCTTCTGATATCATTGATATTTACCCGGAGCCGATTGAAGATTTTAAAGTGAGTGTTTCGTTTGCAAACATTACCCGATTAATCGGTAAAGATTTGGGTGCTGATGCTGTAAAAAGCATTTTGGAATCGCTGGAAATTAAAATTGAAAGCGAAAACGAAACCGGATTGGAATTGCTTGTTCCGGCCTATCGTGTTGATGTAAAACGCGAAGCCGATGTTATTGAAGAAATTCTGAGAATCTACGGATACAACAACATTGAAATTCCTACTCAGGTAAAATCGTCGTTGCAAACTGCCGACAAACCAAATCCCGACAGTGTTAAAAACCTGGTGGCAGAAATGCTGACTTCACAGGGTTTTAACGAGATCTGGTCGAATTCGTTAACAAAATCGAGCCACTACGAAGGTTTGGAACAGTACAAAGACGAACAATCGGTAAAAATGCTGAATCCGCTAAGTGCCGACTTAAATGGTATGCGTCAGACTTTATTGTTCGGCGGGCTGGAATGTATTGCTTACAATGCCAATCGTCAGAATAAAAACCTGAAAGTTTACGAATTCGGAAACACCTACTTTTATAAGGGAACGCAGTTAAAAGATCAGCCGGCCAATAATTACTGGGAAGAAAGTCACCTTGGATTGTTTGTTACCGGTAATAAAGAAGCTGAAAGCTGGACCATGAAAGAAGAAGCTGCTTCGTTCTACGGATTAAAATCATATGCCGAAAATATTCTGAAACGTCTTGGTCTGTCTGCAGATAAGATGCAAATTGAAGATTGTGAAGACGAATTATTCAGCGATGTTCTGGCATATACACTTAACAACAAAGTGGTACTGAAACTGGGAGTTGTTGCAGGAAAATGGCTAAAGAAATTCGAAATTGAAAATCCGGTTTATTACGCCGATTTCAATTGGGACAGTGTTTTTAAAGCGCATAAAAAGCATAAAGTATTGTTTGAAGAACTTCCAAAGTTCCCGGCAGTTCGTAGAGATCTGGCTTTGTTACTCGACAAATCGGTTAAGTTCAGCCAGCTGAAAGAAGCTGCCTTTAAAATGGAACGCCAGCTGTTACGCGAAGTTGACCTGTTTGATGTGTACGAAGGCAAAGGAGTTCCGGAAGGAAAAAAATCATACGCTGTAAGTTTCATCCTGCGCGATGACAACAAAACACTAAAAGACAAGCAGATCGACAAAACCATGCAAAAGCTGATAAAAGCTTTCGAACGCGATTTCGGAGCTGAATTACGATAA
- a CDS encoding DMT family transporter: protein MQNHTKGIIYAAITAFFWGFLAIALKVAVRKVDPVTVVWIRFVVAFIILAIWQAFTRPKSFKILIKPPVFLILAALALSWNYMGYMLGIHHTTPSNAQLFIQTGPLILAIAGFVIFKEKLLRNQVIGFAIAIFGFSFFYRDQLQAFFETAGTYRLGILLTISGAVSWSVYAILQKKLVRNHSVDSLNLVLFGLPAILYLPFVDFQALLALHWTWWLLLLFLGANTFIAYTCIGNALKYIEANKVSIIIILNPMITFITMGILTELNVSWVEHERFSVITILGAVLVFIGAVLVARKNKSR from the coding sequence ATGCAGAACCACACTAAAGGAATTATTTACGCTGCAATTACCGCTTTCTTTTGGGGCTTTTTGGCCATTGCCCTAAAAGTTGCCGTGCGTAAAGTCGATCCCGTTACAGTGGTGTGGATTCGTTTTGTTGTAGCATTTATCATTCTGGCTATTTGGCAAGCCTTTACAAGGCCAAAATCATTTAAAATACTAATAAAACCTCCTGTATTTTTGATCCTTGCAGCGCTGGCTCTCTCGTGGAATTACATGGGATACATGTTGGGCATTCATCACACAACCCCCAGCAATGCACAGCTTTTTATTCAAACAGGGCCATTAATTCTGGCCATTGCTGGTTTTGTTATTTTTAAGGAAAAACTACTCAGAAACCAGGTTATCGGATTTGCCATAGCCATTTTTGGTTTTTCTTTCTTCTACCGCGATCAGCTACAGGCATTTTTCGAAACCGCCGGTACATACAGGCTGGGTATCCTGTTAACGATTTCGGGTGCTGTTTCCTGGTCGGTTTATGCCATTTTGCAAAAGAAACTGGTTCGCAATCATTCTGTCGATAGTTTAAATCTGGTGTTATTTGGATTACCTGCCATACTCTACCTGCCGTTTGTTGATTTTCAAGCACTGCTCGCATTACACTGGACCTGGTGGTTGCTTCTGCTGTTTCTGGGTGCCAACACATTTATTGCCTATACCTGCATCGGAAATGCCTTAAAGTACATTGAAGCCAATAAAGTCAGTATAATCATCATTCTCAATCCGATGATTACTTTTATTACCATGGGAATATTAACCGAGCTTAATGTTTCGTGGGTAGAACACGAACGTTTTTCAGTAATTACAATTTTGGGTGCTGTACTTGTATTTATTGGGGCAGTACTGGTAGCCCGGAAAAATAAGTCTCGATAA
- a CDS encoding sigma-70 family RNA polymerase sigma factor, translated as MKTSKNKTKEHMVAKDFKTSVLPVSNKLLRFATHFLHDEDQARDVVQDVFLKLWQRKETLDEVENIEAFAMRMTRNRCLDVIRANKTVPIDEDTDRKLKAKTIDVHSKVELGESATQIKMLIGQLPELQQKIMHMRDIEQLSYDEIEEATELQRNAIRVNLSRARKKVRDEYLKMNRNDGNTRNTTITATLL; from the coding sequence TTGAAAACAAGCAAAAACAAAACAAAGGAGCACATGGTTGCCAAAGATTTTAAAACAAGTGTACTACCGGTCAGTAATAAGCTGCTTCGCTTTGCAACGCACTTTTTACACGACGAAGATCAGGCACGGGATGTGGTGCAGGATGTGTTCCTGAAATTATGGCAACGAAAGGAAACGCTCGACGAAGTGGAAAACATTGAGGCCTTTGCCATGCGAATGACTCGGAACCGGTGCCTTGATGTGATTAGAGCAAACAAAACCGTTCCGATAGATGAAGACACAGACCGAAAATTAAAGGCGAAAACGATAGACGTTCATTCAAAAGTTGAGTTAGGTGAGTCGGCAACGCAAATTAAAATGCTGATTGGACAACTGCCTGAATTGCAGCAAAAAATAATGCACATGCGAGATATTGAACAACTCTCGTACGACGAAATTGAGGAGGCCACAGAGCTTCAACGAAATGCGATAAGGGTAAACCTTTCGAGAGCACGAAAAAAAGTGCGTGATGAATATTTAAAAATGAATAGAAATGATGGAAACACAAGAAATACTACGATTACTGCAACGCTACTTTGA
- a CDS encoding Nif3-like dinuclear metal center hexameric protein — protein sequence MKKLLLFVLLIPFWTFAQNKTTPRSVVNLMKENVTCDWAKTTVDVFKAGDPDTEIKGIAVCMFADMRTLQKAVEMNCNFIITHEPIFYNHLDETEAYANDPVYREKRKFIEDHKLVVFRFHDHIHMTQPDGIYAGMIEKLGWKDFAVNDGGTLYKMPEKELADFARELKDQLGLQTVRVIGNPEMKFTKVGLAVGAPGGARQIQMLNMPEVEVMVAGEASEWETYLYANDATTLGKNKAVIFVGHIKSEEAGMDYCAQWLKGFVKGVPVHFIENEANFVTF from the coding sequence ATGAAAAAACTTTTGCTTTTCGTATTGCTTATTCCATTTTGGACATTCGCACAAAATAAAACAACTCCCCGCTCGGTAGTAAACCTGATGAAAGAAAACGTTACCTGCGATTGGGCTAAAACCACTGTTGATGTGTTTAAAGCCGGCGATCCTGATACGGAAATTAAAGGTATTGCAGTTTGTATGTTTGCCGATATGCGTACCCTGCAAAAAGCGGTTGAAATGAATTGCAACTTTATTATCACCCACGAACCCATTTTCTACAACCACCTTGATGAAACCGAAGCTTATGCAAACGACCCGGTTTATAGAGAAAAACGCAAATTTATTGAAGACCACAAGTTAGTTGTATTCCGGTTTCATGATCATATACACATGACTCAACCGGACGGGATTTATGCCGGAATGATTGAAAAACTGGGCTGGAAGGATTTTGCCGTTAACGATGGCGGTACACTATATAAAATGCCGGAAAAAGAATTAGCTGACTTTGCCCGTGAATTAAAAGACCAATTGGGACTACAAACTGTTCGTGTGATTGGCAACCCCGAAATGAAATTTACAAAAGTAGGACTTGCTGTTGGAGCTCCTGGTGGTGCCCGTCAGATTCAAATGCTAAATATGCCCGAAGTGGAAGTAATGGTTGCCGGAGAAGCCAGCGAATGGGAAACCTACCTTTATGCCAATGATGCCACCACGCTGGGAAAAAACAAAGCCGTTATTTTTGTTGGCCATATAAAATCGGAAGAGGCCGGCATGGATTATTGTGCACAGTGGTTGAAAGGTTTTGTTAAAGGTGTGCCTGTTCATTTTATTGAGAATGAGGCTAATTTTGTAACGTTTTGA
- a CDS encoding 3-methyl-2-oxobutanoate dehydrogenase subunit VorB, translating to MGELRLMKGNEVLAEAAIRCGCDGYFGYPITPQSEVMETLMARQPWNETGMTVLQAESEVASINMVYGAAATGKKVMTSSSSPGISLMAEGISYIAGAELPCLIVNVQRGGPGLGTIQPSQADYFQSVKGGGHGDYKMIVLAPASVQEMNDFVDLGFELAFKYRNPAMILADGAIGQMMEKVELADQKRRWTKEEIAEMSGDWATIGKPKSRKKNIVTSLEMDSDKMEENNRRFQEKYRKMEEEEVRYEAIQCDDAEFVIVAFGTSARVCQKAVEIARAKGLKVGLLRPITLFPFPKKAIQELARKAKGFLSVEMSAGQMVEDIKLSVYEAGSNARVNHFGRMGGIIPTPTEVVDALEDKFSWELSYGVKRSY from the coding sequence ATGGGAGAATTAAGATTAATGAAAGGAAACGAGGTGTTGGCCGAGGCTGCCATCCGCTGCGGATGCGACGGTTATTTTGGCTATCCCATAACACCTCAGTCGGAAGTGATGGAAACACTTATGGCACGTCAGCCCTGGAACGAAACAGGAATGACGGTATTACAAGCTGAAAGTGAAGTTGCTTCGATAAACATGGTGTACGGTGCTGCGGCTACCGGAAAAAAGGTAATGACTTCTTCTTCAAGCCCGGGTATTAGCCTTATGGCGGAGGGAATTTCGTATATCGCCGGAGCCGAGTTGCCTTGTTTAATTGTAAACGTACAACGTGGTGGCCCCGGATTAGGTACCATTCAACCATCGCAGGCCGATTATTTCCAAAGTGTTAAAGGTGGCGGTCATGGCGATTATAAAATGATAGTTTTGGCTCCTGCATCCGTTCAGGAAATGAACGATTTTGTTGATCTTGGTTTCGAGCTCGCTTTTAAATACCGCAATCCGGCAATGATTTTGGCAGATGGAGCCATTGGTCAAATGATGGAAAAAGTAGAACTGGCCGACCAAAAAAGACGCTGGACAAAAGAAGAAATTGCAGAAATGAGCGGCGACTGGGCAACCATCGGAAAACCAAAGAGCCGCAAAAAGAATATTGTTACTTCGCTGGAAATGGATTCTGACAAAATGGAAGAAAACAACCGTCGTTTCCAGGAGAAGTACCGTAAGATGGAAGAGGAGGAGGTGCGTTACGAAGCCATTCAATGCGACGATGCAGAGTTTGTAATTGTAGCATTTGGAACTTCGGCACGCGTTTGCCAAAAGGCAGTGGAAATTGCCCGGGCAAAAGGATTAAAAGTTGGTTTGCTTCGTCCGATTACATTGTTCCCGTTCCCTAAAAAAGCCATTCAGGAACTGGCACGAAAAGCCAAAGGTTTCCTTTCAGTGGAAATGAGTGCCGGACAAATGGTAGAAGATATTAAACTATCTGTTTACGAGGCAGGCAGTAATGCCCGTGTTAACCATTTTGGTCGTATGGGAGGAATTATACCTACACCAACAGAGGTGGTTGATGCATTAGAAGATAAATTTTCGTGGGAGTTGAGTTATGGAGTTAAACGTAGTTACTAA